The following proteins are co-located in the Tardibacter chloracetimidivorans genome:
- a CDS encoding Lrp/AsnC family transcriptional regulator has product MPKFELNEIDRKILDSLQRDGRMTNQNLSEEIGLSPSPCLRRVRSLEDNGVISGYVAIVNPDAVGLQVTAFIRIRLDQQDDSHLASFETAVASLPEVMECYLMTGESDYQLRVLVGSLVEFEDFLRHKLTRIKGVSQVTTSFALRPIVYRTALPVMAKR; this is encoded by the coding sequence ATGCCAAAATTCGAATTGAATGAGATCGATCGTAAAATCCTGGACAGCCTTCAGCGAGATGGCCGGATGACCAACCAGAATCTGTCTGAGGAGATCGGCCTGTCGCCCAGCCCGTGCCTTCGACGGGTCCGGTCGCTGGAGGATAACGGCGTCATCAGCGGCTACGTCGCGATCGTGAATCCCGATGCGGTCGGATTGCAGGTGACCGCCTTTATTCGCATCCGGCTCGACCAGCAGGACGACAGCCACCTGGCCTCATTTGAGACGGCGGTCGCCAGTTTGCCCGAAGTGATGGAATGTTATCTTATGACCGGCGAATCCGATTACCAACTCCGCGTCCTGGTTGGCTCGCTCGTTGAATTCGAGGATTTTCTTCGCCATAAACTTACCAGGATCAAAGGTGTGTCCCAGGTCACGACCAGCTTCGCACTCCGCCCGATCGTGTATCGGACGGCTCTGCCGGTCATGGCCAAGCGTTAG
- the ykgO gene encoding type B 50S ribosomal protein L36, which translates to MKIRNSLKSLKSRHRDCRVIRRRGRTYVINKTNRRFKARQG; encoded by the coding sequence ATGAAGATTCGCAACTCGCTCAAGTCGCTCAAGTCGCGTCACCGCGACTGCCGGGTCATCCGCCGCCGCGGCCGCACCTATGTGATCAACAAGACGAACCGGCGGTTCAAGGCCCGCCAGGGCTGA
- a CDS encoding HAD family hydrolase: MSGIEAVVFDVGNVLFHWNPRHLYERLIEDRDRLDWFLANVVTLDWHFQLDAGRSFAECAEELTALFPDERPLIEAWLHRFNETLEHPVSGMAELVEQLHARQVPLYAITNFSADLWPLFRNTQPVFDRFRDIVVSGVERMVKPDAAIYHLAARRFGIAPGTALFIDDREDNVAGAIAAGFHGHHFVDAARLHADLTARGVIG; the protein is encoded by the coding sequence GTGTCGGGCATCGAAGCAGTCGTCTTCGACGTCGGCAACGTCCTGTTCCACTGGAACCCGCGTCATCTCTATGAGCGTCTGATAGAGGACAGGGACCGGCTCGACTGGTTCCTGGCCAATGTCGTGACGCTCGACTGGCATTTCCAGCTCGACGCGGGACGCAGCTTCGCCGAATGCGCCGAAGAGCTGACCGCCCTGTTCCCCGACGAGCGCCCGCTGATCGAGGCGTGGCTCCACCGCTTCAACGAGACGCTGGAACATCCCGTATCCGGCATGGCGGAGCTGGTGGAGCAACTGCACGCGCGGCAGGTGCCGCTTTACGCCATCACCAATTTCTCGGCCGATCTCTGGCCGCTCTTCCGCAACACCCAGCCGGTGTTCGACCGCTTTCGCGATATCGTCGTGTCAGGAGTCGAGCGGATGGTGAAGCCCGATGCGGCGATCTATCATCTCGCGGCCCGCCGCTTCGGAATCGCGCCCGGCACCGCGCTGTTCATCGACGACCGCGAGGACAATGTCGCCGGCGCCATCGCGGCCGGGTTCCACGGCCATCACTTTGTCGACGCCGCGCGGCTCCATGCCGATCTGACCGCTCGCGGTGTGATCGGCTGA
- a CDS encoding DUF4136 domain-containing protein: MTDRMFRAAALALCAAAAACTTSAPPAQVTRFHLNQPIARGNVFVTPLDRTAPPTLEQQSYVNAVAAALNLQGFTTRDNIKAAEQIATVDVQRGVQPSALPARSPVTIGVGGGTYGGGLGIGLGTSFGLGKGKSRDITVTTLAVQLKRASDEAVIWEGRAIGRTESDAAPADEIGRLADALFRDFPGPSGQTVEVK, translated from the coding sequence ATGACTGATCGCATGTTTCGCGCCGCAGCGCTGGCGCTTTGCGCCGCAGCCGCCGCCTGCACCACATCGGCCCCACCTGCGCAGGTGACCCGGTTCCATCTGAACCAGCCGATCGCGCGCGGCAACGTGTTCGTCACCCCGCTGGACCGCACCGCACCGCCCACGCTGGAACAGCAGAGCTATGTCAACGCGGTTGCGGCCGCGCTCAACCTGCAGGGCTTCACGACACGCGACAACATCAAGGCGGCCGAGCAGATCGCCACGGTGGACGTCCAGCGCGGCGTCCAGCCATCCGCCCTGCCCGCGCGCTCGCCGGTGACGATCGGAGTCGGCGGCGGCACCTATGGCGGCGGACTGGGCATCGGCCTTGGCACCAGCTTTGGCCTGGGCAAGGGCAAGTCGCGCGACATCACCGTCACCACCCTTGCCGTGCAGTTGAAGCGGGCGTCGGACGAAGCCGTGATTTGGGAAGGCCGGGCGATCGGGCGGACGGAAAGCGACGCCGCGCCCGCCGATGAGATCGGCCGTCTGGCCGATGCACTGTTCCGTGATTTTCCCGGCCCGTCGGGGCAGACCGTGGAGGTGAAGTGA
- a CDS encoding metallophosphoesterase family protein, whose product MSGNSPIITPDPPSIPEGRRVYAIGDVHGRMDLLDRLIRMIGDDDTRRPQLETEIILLGDLVDRGPDSAGVVARAMTGSAGFAPLHTLMGNHEEQLVDSVAGDGEMISAWLFYGGRETLQSFGVPEQIIASGDETAMMRAARAVIPSDVIRWLRALPMSRRIGDYLFVHAGVRPGVPLDEQDPVDMRWIRREFLESEADHGAVVVHGHSIRPEVQMCPNRIGIDTGAYASDRLTAIGLEGARRWVLQT is encoded by the coding sequence ATGTCAGGAAACAGCCCGATCATCACCCCCGACCCTCCATCCATACCGGAAGGGCGGCGGGTTTACGCGATCGGCGATGTCCACGGACGGATGGACCTGCTGGACCGGCTGATTCGCATGATCGGCGACGATGACACTCGGCGGCCGCAGCTGGAAACCGAGATCATCCTGCTGGGCGACCTTGTGGATCGCGGGCCTGATTCGGCCGGTGTCGTCGCAAGGGCGATGACCGGAAGCGCCGGTTTCGCGCCGCTTCACACGCTGATGGGCAATCATGAGGAACAGCTTGTCGACAGCGTGGCGGGCGATGGCGAGATGATTTCCGCCTGGCTGTTCTACGGCGGCAGGGAAACGCTCCAGAGCTTTGGCGTGCCGGAGCAGATCATCGCGTCGGGCGATGAGACTGCGATGATGCGTGCGGCCCGCGCCGTCATTCCCAGCGACGTGATCCGCTGGTTGCGCGCGCTGCCGATGAGCAGGCGGATCGGCGACTATCTGTTCGTCCACGCGGGCGTCAGGCCCGGCGTGCCGCTGGACGAGCAGGACCCGGTGGACATGCGCTGGATCCGCCGCGAGTTTCTGGAAAGCGAGGCGGATCATGGCGCTGTCGTGGTTCACGGCCATTCAATCAGGCCAGAAGTGCAGATGTGCCCCAATCGCATCGGCATCGACACCGGGGCCTATGCATCGGACCGGCTGACCGCGATTGGGCTGGAAGGCGCGCGGCGTTGGGTTCTTCAAACCTGA